A window of Hevea brasiliensis isolate MT/VB/25A 57/8 chromosome 14, ASM3005281v1, whole genome shotgun sequence contains these coding sequences:
- the LOC131169196 gene encoding uncharacterized protein LOC131169196, whose protein sequence is MIHSDPLSIVKYSNLFIVGFVWTAETADSYVHGLSMLDSLGKFFFFLLFIGKCCAPLVLKALKGSRTLKHRVKDMVKAVNRNRRQKGVMGLEKSMRPIPDILVSKHQDPENLEEQMQSQNQKIQDLSAGLHRMEEMMSHRMEEMISQMMELMKPSQGKGKEPVVPETQSNVNGTRVNPIEIGANSNEGRGILPLPKGKENGDSGNSSQGHKSSCNLRNSAMKLKVDVPQFDGSNPRGWQVSRPTASWSEFAEELCKRFGKLTVTDVVEEFNKLNQEGSVLDYQEKFEELKALMLKYNPGLSEPYFISSFISGLSEELRPVIKMFRPESLLQAFEQAKLQEQSIEAILRKQKPYIRPYFNSYNTRNAQFRNANPTSKPNFSTANPSSFSKPISVAELEKPSSKFINSDLKKGNNSCFKCGDRYYPGHQCKTQQILALQADEEGLEEVGNMGGEEDYEGEGEEVEISMHALDGSISPNTLKIRGKIDKQSIVILIDSGSIYSFLDYKIAKELGCRMVKAPPLSVTVANGHKMIVGFGWLLGVDWIRSYSPITFDFQNLKVSFQKEGKQIDLIRVTEEGSLKLMTGRQLQKLFRKGLSGMFTHLFSLHAVAVNDEHVESKSDVPPELQFLLDNYADLFKDPTQLPPYRDYNHSIQLKPNSKIVNLRPYRYNHFQKNEIDKQVKEMLQTGVIQPSHSPFTSPILLVKKKKTTLGRFCIDYRQLNDATIKNKFLIPIIDDLLDELCGATIFSKIDLKAGYHQIRMAEPDTPKTVFRTHQGHYKFRVTPFGLTNGPATFQALMNHIFAPYLRKFVLIFFDDILVYSKSFQDHLEHLSLVFDIVRQQQLFAKKSKCSFAVREVEYLGHIISGAGVHTDPKKIEAMIKWPRPTSLKSLRGFLGLTGYYRNLSKVMGLLLNH, encoded by the exons ATGATTCATTCTGATCCTTTGTCAATTGTTAAGTACAGCAATTTGTTCATAGTGGGATTTGTGTGGACAGCTGAAACAGCTGATTCATATGTTCATGGTTTATCTATGTTAGATAGTTTAGGAAAGTTTTTTTTCTTCTTGTTGTTTATTGGTAAATGCTGTGCTCCATTG GTGCTGAAGGCCCTCAAGGGGAGTAGGACATTGAAGCATCGAGTTAAGGACATGGTAAAAGCGGTCAATCGAAACAGAAGACAAAAAGGCGTGATGG GTCTTGAGAAGTCTATGAGACCAATTCCTGACATTTTGGTATCAAAGCATCAAGATCCTGAG AATCTGGAGGAGCAAATGCAATCACAGAATCAGAAAATCCAAGATTTGAGTGCAGGGCTGCATAGAATGGAAGAAATGATGAGCCATAGAATGGAGGAGATGATAAGTCAAATGATGGAATTGATGAAGCCGTCGCAAGGGAAAGGTAAGGAGCCTGTGGTCCCTGAAACTCAATCTAATGTGAATGGAACTAGGGTCAATCCTATTGAAATTGGAGCAAATAGTAATGAAGGAAGGGGTATTTTGCCGCTGCCGAAGGggaaagaaaatggggattctggtAATAGTTCTCAGGGGCATAAGAGTTCTTGTAATTTGAGGAATTCTGCGATGAAATTGAAGGTAGATGTTCCCCAATTTGATGGTAGTAATCCGAGAGGATGG CAAGTCAGTAGACCAACTGCATCTTGGAGTGAAtttgcagaagagttatgcaagaGATTTGGGAAGTTGACTGTAACTGATGTAGTTGAGGAGTTTAACAAGTTAAATCAAGAAGGTTCAGTATTGGATTATCAGGAGAAGTTTGAGGAGCTTAAGGCTTTAATGTTGAAGTATAATCCAGGTCTATCCGAACCTTATTTTATCTCTAGTTTCATCAGCGGGTTGAGTGAGGAATTGAGACCTGTAATTAAAATGTTTAGACCTGAATCATTGTTGCAAGCCTTTGAACAAGCAAAATTGCAAGAGCAATCCATTGAggctattttgagaaaacaaaagCCATATATTAGGCCATACTTCAATTCCTACAACACAAGAAATGCTCAGTTTAGAAATGCCAATCCCACATCTAAACCTAATTTCTCTACTGCAAACCCAAGTTCTTTCTCTAAACCAATCTCTGTTGCTGAATTGGAGAAACCATCCTCAAAGTTTATTAACTCTGACTTGAAAAAGGGTAATAATAGTTGTTTTAAATGTGGAGACAGGTATTACCCTGGTCATCAATGTAAGACTCAACAAATATTAGCATTGCAGGCTGATGAAGAGGGATTGGAAGAAGTGGGGAATATGGGGGGAGAGGAGGACTATGAAGGTGAGGGAGAGGAGGTTGAGATCTCCATGCATGCCTTAGATGGCAGTATTTCTCCAAATACATTGAAGATTAGAGGGAAGATAGACAAGCAGTCAATTGTCATATTAATTGACAGTGGAAGCATATATAGTTTCCTGGATTATAAAATTGCTAAAGAGTTGGGATGTAGGATGGTAAAAGCCCCTCCACTTTCTGTGACAGTAGCAAATGGTCACAAGATG ATTGTTGGATTTGGGTGGTTACTTGGAGTGGATTGGATAAGGTCTTATAGTCCAATCACTTTCGATTTTCAAAACCTAAAAGTTTCATTTCAAAAGGAAGGGAAGCAAATTGACCTTATTAGGGTGACTGAGGAAGGTTCATTAAAACTGATGACAGGGAGGCAATTACAGAAATTGTTCAGGAAGGGACTTTCTGGTATGTTCACTCATTTATTTTCTTTGCATGCTGTTGCTGTCAATGATGAACATGTTGAATCTAAGAGTGATGTTCCACCTGAACTACAATTTTTATTAGACAACTATGCAGACTTGTTTAAAGACCCTACGCAATTACCACCTTATAGGGATTATAACCATTCTATCCAACTCAAACCTAACTCCAAAATTGTAAATCTTAGACCTTATAGATACAACCATTTTCAGAAAAATGAAATTGACAAGCAAGTGAAAGAAATGTTACAAACAGGAGTCATTCAACCTAGCCACAGTCCTTTTACCTCTCCTATTttgttagttaaaaaaaaaaagacaacacTTGGAAGGTtctgcattgactatagacaacTTAATGATGccaccattaaaaataaattcctAATTCCAATTATAGATGACTTGTTGGATGAATTGTGTGGTGCCACCattttttccaaaattgatttgaaagCTGGGTATCACCAAATTAGGATGGCTGAGCCAGACACCCCTAAAACTGTATTTCGAACACACCAGGGCCACTATAAATTTAGGGTTACGCCTTTTGGGTTAACCAATGGCCCAGCAACATTCCAAGCCTTGATGAACCATATCTTTGCTCCTTATTTGAGAAAATTTGTTCTCATTTTCTTTGATGATATACTTGTCTATAGTAAATCATTTCAAGATCATTTGGAACATCTTTCCTTAGTTTTTGACATAGTGAGACAACAACAACTCTTTGCCAAGAAATCTAAATGCTCTTTTGCAGTAAGGGAAGTAGAGTATTTAGGACATATTATCAGTGGGGCAGGGGTGCATACTGACCCTAAAAAGATTGAAGCTATGATTAAATGGCCTAGGCCTACCTCATTGAAGTCCTTGAGGGGTTTTTTGGGCCTTACAGGATATTATAGAAATTTGTCAAAAGTTATGGGGTTGTTACTAAACCATTGA
- the LOC131172532 gene encoding uncharacterized protein LOC131172532, whose amino-acid sequence MSEQSEFADRSGEKPSQQSQPGLAANAGAVDQVHIEKGHAIGQHEEETQKVQQNKNKESQEGEQKAIMFEKFHSENPLLLNVCRTLFPDNHKYVWSGPRVLVQCEGSRRRSCIDAAIEILMK is encoded by the exons ATGTCAGAGCAATCAGAGTTTGCTGATAGATCAGGAGAGAAGCCTAGTCAACAATCTCAGCCTGGACTAGCAGCGAATGCAGGTGCAGTGGACCAAGTGCATATCGAGAAGGGACATGCAATAGGGCAACATGAGGAAGAAACTCAAAAAGTTCAGCAAAATAAGAATAAG GAATCACAAGAAGGAGAGCAGAAGGCTATAATGTTTGAGAAGTTCCATTCTGAAAATCCTTTGCTTCTAAATGTGTGCAGAACTCTCTTCCCTGACAACCATAAATATGTCTGGAGTGGACCTCGCGTACTGGTTCAGTGTGAAGGTTCCCGTCGTAGAAGTTGTATTGATGCTGCTATTGAAATTTTGATGAAGTAG